The window GGGCTTTCCTGAGCGAGGTAGCGCGATGCGGAAAGGTTGATGATGGCGACAAAGCCCAGCATCAGCAGCGGGAACAGCGCAAAGCTCGCCTGACCCATGGTCTTATGGAGCGCGTTGCGCCGCGAATGGATGGAAACGCTCTGGACCAGCAGGAATGCAAGCCACGTCATCGCCGTTACCGCGTGGACATGGAACGCCAGCGGCATCGGACCGCTCGCGGTGAAGTAACTTGCCCAGAAGCCGCCGACCGTGATCGCCAGCGTGAAAGCGACGAAATAATGTCCGTATTTGTAAGGCATGCCCGATCCCTCCCCAGCGCGACCCGAGCGTTTGCCGTGCGCGGCAGATAGCACGGATGCGGCGCTCCGCCAAATGCGGTCGGGGATCAGCTGTCGATGCCGTACTCGATCGACGTGCAGTCCCGGCCCGACTGTCGGATCTGCATGGTGATGCGGGTCCCGGTGTCGGCAAGGCATTCGACCTCAAACGGGACCCCGAGTTCGACGTAGCGGTCGAAGCGCATGTCGGCTTCGTTCACCCGGATCGGATTTCCTGCGCGCACCAGGCTTACGAACTGGCGAGCCACTTCGGCGAGGTGCGCCGAGTTCACGTGGTCGCCCGATCCGTCGAGCCAGGGGTGGGCGGGAGGCATGGCATTGGCGGGATCGAGCAGGCCCGTGGCCTGCATGCCGTCCAGCGGGCCGAGAAAGGGGAATTCTCCCTCGCCGAGGCCGAGCATTGACCGGTCGGCATAGTGGAAATCGGCGGAGGAAACCTTGTCGTCCCGCTCCTTGGCTCCGCTGCGCCATTTCTCGAAGTCGCGCGTGCGGAAAACGACGCCGCGCCCGTCCAGGCGGCAGACCAGCGCGCCCGATGCGTCATGAAGATGGATGGAAAAGCTTTCCTTGCCCTCGATCCGCGTTCGTTCGTAGCGTCCGCGGGCCATGCGGCCGACGCCGGGCTCGCCGCAGCGCCAGTGCGTCCAGATGAGGGCCGACCACTTATCGGGGTCCCAGCCGCCTAGCGCCATCGCGCTTTCGACGCTCAGCCAGTAGCTGGCCGCCTGGATCGCTCCGGGATGATGCGGACCGATCCGCAACCACGGCCACAGCGCCTCGTCCTGCGAACAGGCGAATTCGACGCTGCCGTCGGGATTGACGACATGGTCGCAGGTAAAGGCCTTGGTGTGCGCTCCCGGCATGGACGGGAAGATTGCACCCCAAGGCCCGCGCTACAAGCGTCGCCTTTGGTTCAGGCCTCGGGATGCTTCCCTTCTTGTTCCTTGCCGGTAAGAATCTGGGCGGTCAGAATTTGGTACGCAGGAATTGCACGGCCGCGTTCGATTGTTCGGGCGAGGTAGTGTGGCCAAGCCCATCCGTCACCAGCACCGTGCTGTTCGTCATTTCCGAGAGTTGCTGCAGCAAGTCCGCCCCCACGACCGTGTCATCGACCGAATAGGTGATGAAGCCCGACTGTTTCGGCGGCTCGCTGAGCGGGGAGCACCGGGAATTTTCTTGGAACCGGAATGTGTCGAGCCGGCTGACATCGGTGACGGGCATGAACGCAATGTAGCTGTCCAAGAATTCGAGATGGTTGGCTGCATGAAGCGCGAGCAAGCCGCCATAGCTGATGCCGGCAACCACACGGGTTTCTGCAGGACCTAGCTCTTGATCCACTTTCGCGAGCCAATCGACGAACTTGCTGCAATATTCCAGGCCGCCGTCATTGAAGAAGTCCGGATTGGCGGCTGGGATATTGATGTAGATCCGCTGCACCGGCTGCTCGCGCAACGGCCCGAACTCATTTCCTGACCACTGGCGAAAGTCATGGCGGCGACCGTGGATCAGATAGAGCCGCACAGGCCCCTCACCTTCGACCTCGGCAATCGTAAAAAGAGGCGATTTTTGCGTGTCCGCCATCGCGGAAATTATCGAGTGTCCGGTCTCGAACAGGAAAAACCGTGCGCGCTTGGAGTAGGTAAATGCGAATGCCGAAAGGGCCATCGCAGTGATCAATATTAACATAACATATGTTAATATTGATCTTATTATTGATGGTATATTAGTAAGCGCAGAATTCCCGAGCATTCAGACGGTCCCTGTTAATATGGGGACCGAATAGTTAAAGTCATTTGAGCGTCAAGATTTTTCGGATTCTATTCGGAAGGTGCATCAACCCATCATATGTGGTGGCTTGTTAACACTCGGGCCTTTCCTACTCATGCCCGGTCGCGGCACACCGCTAGGAATGGACTTCGCCCCTTCTCCGATCGCCGATAATCCGTGCCGCGCGCGTAGAAACACGGCCCCAGAGATTTCTCTCAAGGACCGTGTTCCAAGTGTTCCATCCTGTGGGACTGGCGGGGGGCAATCCTACCCGCGTCCAACACTTGATGTGCGCGGTTCAGGCCTCGGGCTTGAGGTACTGCTGGAAGCTCTTGCGCAGCTTCATCAGCTTGGGCGGGATGACCGCGAGGCAGTAGGGATTGCGCTGGCCTTCGCCCTCCCAATACTCCTGGTGGTAGTCCTCGGCCGGGTACCATTCGCCGGTCTCGATCGTCGTCACCGCGCTCTGGCCGGGATGGTCTTCGTTCCAGCGGGCGATGGCCGCCTCGGCCTCGGCGCGCTGGGTGTCGTCGAGCGGGAAGATCGCGCTGCGGTACTGCGTGCCGATGTCGCCGCCCTGGCGATTGAGCTGGGTCGGGTCGTGCGTGCCGAGGAAGACGTCGTAGATCTGGGGCAGGGTGATCGTCTCGTCGTCGAAGGTCACGCGAACGCCCTCGGCATGGCCGGTATTGCCGGTGCAGACCTCCTTGTAGGTGGGATTGGGCTTGTCGCCGCCGATGTAGCCGCTCTCGACCTCGCTCACGCCGATAACGTCCTTCATCACCGCCTCGGTGCACCAGAAGCACCCGCCTGCGACAATCGCCTGTTGCTGCGCCATGTAGTCAGTCTCCTTGTTGGACAGGCAGATAGGAAGCCTGTGGGCGCTTGTCATCTGCCCGATGTGAGGGCAGGAGGCGCGCGGGGAGTTCGAAGGAGACACACGATGCGTTACCTGCTTGCCGCTGCCGCCATCGCGATCGCAGCGCCGGCCGCCGCCCACAATCATGGACAGGGCGAACACAAGAGCGAACATGGGGGCCATCACGGCCAGCACGACATGGCCGAGCATGTCAAAGACACCGCCATGTTCATGAAGCACCACGGCGAAGCGCTGTCGGGTGCCATCAACCATCCGACCCGTGCAGAAGACCGCAAGCGCGACCAGTTCCGCCACCCGGCCGAAACGCTCGCCTTCTTCCACGTCGGCCCGCACATGAAGGTGGGTGAATACGCGCCCGGCGGCGGCTGGTACTCGCGCCTGCTCGGCCACTATCTCGGCGGCGAGGGCAAGCTGGTCGGTCTCTATGCCAATCCGCTCAATGCTGCTGCCGATGCAGAGCGGCAGGACCGCATTCGCGCTGCCGCTGCCGGTTTCGGCGCGGAAGTGGCAGGCTACACCGGACTTCCGGCGGACAATTTCTCGGGCATGACGCTGGAGACGATCCCCGACGACCAGAAAGGCACCTTCGACCGTATCCTGGTGATCCGCGGCCTTCACGGCATTACCCGCAGCGGAATCGCCGATACCGAGATCCGCGCGATGCGCGAACTGCTCAAGGACGACGGCTATCTCGGGATCGTGCAGCACCGCGCCAAGGCCGATGCTCCGTGGTCCTATGCCAATGGCACCAAGGGCTATTTGCGCCAGCAGGATGTGATCGATTTCATGCGCCTCAACGGCTTCGAACTCGTCGCTGCGAGCGAGATCAACGCCAATCCGAACGATACCGCCGACCACGAAGGCGGCGTGTGGGAAATGCCGCCTGTCCGGAGTACCAAGCGCGCCGACCTCGCCGACAAGGGCGAAAGCGACCGCATGACCTTGCTGTTCAAAAAGCGCCCGTAAACCGCTTGCACCTGTAAGCCGCCGTTCATCGCGGCCATGCAATCTCCTCGATGTGATAGTATCTCATCGAGGAGATTTGCTTATGCCTGCAATGCGTTACCTGACGCTCGCCGCTGCTCCGCTCGCCCTTGCCGCCTGTGGCAGTCGTGCCGACGAAGCGCGGGGGGTGGACCATAACGAGACGCTGCTCTCGGTCAGCGCGACCGGGCAAGCGGAATCGCGACCCGACCGCGCCCAGTTCAGTGCGGGCATCGAGACCTTCTCGGCCAGGGCGAAAACGGCGAGCGAGGCGAACGGCGAGAAGATTGCGGAAATCGTGGTCGCGCTGCGCGAATTCGGGATCGAGGAAAAGGACATCCAGACACAGGCCGTTGGCGTCCGCCGTGTCGAATGGGGCGACCGCAAGGGCCAGTACCAGGCGACCAACGTGCTTGAGGTCACCATGCAGGACCCCGGTCGCGCCGGTGAAGCAATCGCAGCGGTAAGCGAGGCGGGCGCCAATATCCTGGACGGTCCGAGTCTGTCGATGACCGATCCCGAAAGCACCGCCAACCTCGCCTATGCCGACGCCTATGAAGCGGCCATGTCGCGCGCAAAGGCCTATGCCGATGCCGCCGGGATGGAGGTTTCGCGCGTGCTCTATATCCGTGACGCGGGCGGCCAGCAGGGCCAGACGTGGCTGCGCGGGGCCGAGGCCATGAACGATGCGATGGTCCAGCGCAGCGCCCCTGTCGTCCCGCCGCCACCCATCGCGCTCGGGCCGGTTCCCAAGGGCGGCGCCAGCATGATGGTCGGCACGACACGTTCCATGGTCCATATCCAGGTGGACTTCGCCCTGCGTCCGAAATAATCCCCCTTGCCATGAGGAAATTGACCGTAGCCGTCCTGCAACTCGCGCTCGCCCGCGAGGACGAGGCCGATAACATCGCTGCCGTATCCGCCCTCGTGGAGGAGGCGGCGGGCAGGGGCGCGCAGATCATCCTGCCGCCCGAGCTGTTTTCGGGCGAATATTTCTGCCGCGAGGAGGACGAGGCACTGTTCAGCCTCGCCCGTCCGACGGCAGAGCACCCCTCGGTGCTCGCCATGCAGGAACTGGCGGCGAAACATTCGGTGGCGATCCCGACCAGCTTTTTCGAGCGCGACGGGCACCACTATTACAACACGCTCGCCATGATCGGGCCCGACGGCGCGATCATGGGGACCTATCGCAAGAGCCACATTCCCGACGGTCCGGGTTACGAGGAAAAGTACTATTTCCGCCCCGGGAACGACGGTTTCAAAGTCTGGGACGTGCCCTGCACGGGTGGCACCGCGCGCATCGGGATCGGCATTTGCTGGGATCAGTGGTATCCCGAATGCGCCCGCGTGATGGCGCTGAAGGGCGCCGAGGTGCTGTTCTACCCGACAGCCATCGGGTCCGAACCCTATGACGCCGATCTCGATACCAGCCGGATGTGGCGCCGCGCCATGATCGGTCACGCGGTGTCGAACTGCATGCCGGTCGCTGCCGCCAACCGCATCGGCCATGAAGGGCCTGCCGACCGGCAGCAGAGCTTCTACGGCCACAGCTTCATCTCCGACGAATGGGGCGACCTCGTCGAAGAATACGGCCGCAAGGAAACTGGCATACTGGTGACCACGCTCGACCTCGACCGTGCCGCCACGCACCGCGCGGGGATGGGCTTCTTCCGCGACCGACGCCCCCAGCTCTACGGCAGGATCTGCGAGGACAGCTGACGGTGACCGGCACCGGCGGAGGGATCGACCAAGGCCAGCTGGACCAGCTGTTCACTGCCGCACTCGAAGCCGGCATCGCGCGGATCGAGAAAGACGGGCACTTTTTCCCGCTCGTCTTCGAACTGCGGTCCAACGGGGTGATCCACAATGTCACCGTCCTCGACGCGGCGCCGATCAGCGGGAGCGAGGGGGTGCTTGAGCGCCTGTCCGACCTGCTGCGCCCCCGGGCGCAAGACGGCCTCATCCGCGCCGCCGCCATCGTCAGGCATTGTACAGAGACGGCCCGGCTGTTCGTCCAACTGAGAGCGCCGAACTACAGCCAGGACGTGGAAGTGCCCTTTGCGCTTTCCTCCGAAGGCCTCATCCGGCGTCGCCGCCGCCTGTCGCTGGGGGAGTTCACCTCCAGCCCGGCCGAGAACACGATTTTCTAGCTGCCGGCGAGTTCCTTCAGGATGATCGTCCAGTGGTCGAGGCCGGCGTAGAAGGCATCGACCCGCATCCGTTCGTTGAGGCCGTGGGCGTAGATGTCCCGCGGCCTGCTCGCGCCTGCGCCGATGGCGACGGTGTCATAGCCGAGCGTGCGGTAATGCATGCCGTCCGTGCCGCCCGATGACATGTGCGGCAGCATCGGAATAGGTTTGCCGAAGCGTGCGACGAGCGCCTTGGAGAGAGCATCGCGAACCTCGTCCGGAAACTCGCTGACGCCGCTCTCGGTCGCTTCGGCGCGCTGGACGATGGCGATTTCGGGATTGCCGATCGCTGCGGCGAGCTGGGCTTTCACATTGTCCACCCCGTCGCCGGGAAAGACGCGGCAATTGACCGCCGCGCTGGCCGATTGGGGGAGCGCGTTCTGGGCATGCCCGCCCTTCAGCATGGTCGCCACGCAGGTGGTGCCGAGCGTGCCCACCAGGCTCGGATCGGCGCGGATGATCTCGATGGCCGAGGCATCAGACGGGTCGGCGGCGAAACGCTTCAGTGCGTCGCCGAGCTCGCCGGGCATGCTCTGGCCGAGCGCGCCGAGATAGGTGCGGGTCAGCTGCGTATCGCGCACGGGGAAGCGGTATTCGGCGACTTTAAGCAGCGCTGCGGCAAGGTCGTAAATGGCGTTGTCGCTGCGCGGGCGGGAGGAATGGCCGCCCTGGTTCGTCGCGGTCAGGTCGAAAGTGACATAGGTTTTCTCGGCCATCTGGACCTGCTGGGCGAGCGGCGAGAAATCGTCGGCCAGCCCGATGCCGCCCGCGTCCGAATTGAGGACATAGGCAGGATCCACGTTTTCAGCGATCCATTTCGCCTGCGCGCGGGTCGAGATCATGCCCGTCTCCTCGTCTCCCGAGAACACGAGATAGAGATCGCGGTTCGGCGTCCAGCCTTCCTCCTTCAAGCGGATGAAGGTGCTGGTGAGGTTCATCACCCCGTATTTGTTGTCCTGCGTGCCGCGCGCATAGAAATAGCCGTCGGCCTCGGTCAGGGTGAAGGGATCGCGCTCCCAGTCTTCGGGAAGGGCATCGACCACGTCCATGTGCGCAAGCAGCGCGATCGGCTTTTCGTCCGAGGATCCATCGCCGCGATATCGGACGATCAGGCCCTGCGTGGGATCGCCTTCGCTGTCGTAGTCGGTGACCATGATGTCCCCGGCAGCAAAGCCTGCTTTCGACAGGCGGCCTGCGAGATAGGCGACCATGTCGTCCACCTGACCGTGCCCGCGAGCGGTGCGGAAGGCGATGATGTCGCGGTAGATCTCGTAGCTGCGCTGCTCATGCGCGCTGCGTTCATGCCCGTCCGCTGCTAGCGGTGCCGCGCCTGCCAGCAGTGCGAGCCCAATGGCTGC of the Qipengyuania gaetbuli genome contains:
- a CDS encoding alpha/beta hydrolase; the protein is MALSAFAFTYSKRARFFLFETGHSIISAMADTQKSPLFTIAEVEGEGPVRLYLIHGRRHDFRQWSGNEFGPLREQPVQRIYINIPAANPDFFNDGGLEYCSKFVDWLAKVDQELGPAETRVVAGISYGGLLALHAANHLEFLDSYIAFMPVTDVSRLDTFRFQENSRCSPLSEPPKQSGFITYSVDDTVVGADLLQQLSEMTNSTVLVTDGLGHTTSPEQSNAAVQFLRTKF
- the msrA gene encoding peptide-methionine (S)-S-oxide reductase MsrA — translated: MAQQQAIVAGGCFWCTEAVMKDVIGVSEVESGYIGGDKPNPTYKEVCTGNTGHAEGVRVTFDDETITLPQIYDVFLGTHDPTQLNRQGGDIGTQYRSAIFPLDDTQRAEAEAAIARWNEDHPGQSAVTTIETGEWYPAEDYHQEYWEGEGQRNPYCLAVIPPKLMKLRKSFQQYLKPEA
- a CDS encoding class I SAM-dependent methyltransferase, whose translation is MRYLLAAAAIAIAAPAAAHNHGQGEHKSEHGGHHGQHDMAEHVKDTAMFMKHHGEALSGAINHPTRAEDRKRDQFRHPAETLAFFHVGPHMKVGEYAPGGGWYSRLLGHYLGGEGKLVGLYANPLNAAADAERQDRIRAAAAGFGAEVAGYTGLPADNFSGMTLETIPDDQKGTFDRILVIRGLHGITRSGIADTEIRAMRELLKDDGYLGIVQHRAKADAPWSYANGTKGYLRQQDVIDFMRLNGFELVAASEINANPNDTADHEGGVWEMPPVRSTKRADLADKGESDRMTLLFKKRP
- a CDS encoding SIMPL domain-containing protein is translated as MPAMRYLTLAAAPLALAACGSRADEARGVDHNETLLSVSATGQAESRPDRAQFSAGIETFSARAKTASEANGEKIAEIVVALREFGIEEKDIQTQAVGVRRVEWGDRKGQYQATNVLEVTMQDPGRAGEAIAAVSEAGANILDGPSLSMTDPESTANLAYADAYEAAMSRAKAYADAAGMEVSRVLYIRDAGGQQGQTWLRGAEAMNDAMVQRSAPVVPPPPIALGPVPKGGASMMVGTTRSMVHIQVDFALRPK
- the aguB gene encoding N-carbamoylputrescine amidase, whose amino-acid sequence is MRKLTVAVLQLALAREDEADNIAAVSALVEEAAGRGAQIILPPELFSGEYFCREEDEALFSLARPTAEHPSVLAMQELAAKHSVAIPTSFFERDGHHYYNTLAMIGPDGAIMGTYRKSHIPDGPGYEEKYYFRPGNDGFKVWDVPCTGGTARIGIGICWDQWYPECARVMALKGAEVLFYPTAIGSEPYDADLDTSRMWRRAMIGHAVSNCMPVAAANRIGHEGPADRQQSFYGHSFISDEWGDLVEEYGRKETGILVTTLDLDRAATHRAGMGFFRDRRPQLYGRICEDS
- a CDS encoding M20/M25/M40 family metallo-hydrolase, which produces MKGIGAAIGLALLAGAAPLAADGHERSAHEQRSYEIYRDIIAFRTARGHGQVDDMVAYLAGRLSKAGFAAGDIMVTDYDSEGDPTQGLIVRYRGDGSSDEKPIALLAHMDVVDALPEDWERDPFTLTEADGYFYARGTQDNKYGVMNLTSTFIRLKEEGWTPNRDLYLVFSGDEETGMISTRAQAKWIAENVDPAYVLNSDAGGIGLADDFSPLAQQVQMAEKTYVTFDLTATNQGGHSSRPRSDNAIYDLAAALLKVAEYRFPVRDTQLTRTYLGALGQSMPGELGDALKRFAADPSDASAIEIIRADPSLVGTLGTTCVATMLKGGHAQNALPQSASAAVNCRVFPGDGVDNVKAQLAAAIGNPEIAIVQRAEATESGVSEFPDEVRDALSKALVARFGKPIPMLPHMSSGGTDGMHYRTLGYDTVAIGAGASRPRDIYAHGLNERMRVDAFYAGLDHWTIILKELAGS